The proteins below come from a single Cannabis sativa cultivar Pink pepper isolate KNU-18-1 chromosome 3, ASM2916894v1, whole genome shotgun sequence genomic window:
- the LOC133035498 gene encoding uncharacterized protein LOC133035498 yields MKGVMRFGKRGKLSPRFIGPFEILDRVGQVAYRLALPAVLAETHNVFHISMLRKYVSDPSHVLNYERMELKQDLSYEVRPVRIIERGTKELRSKSIPLVKVLWSNRSEREATWEMEGDMKEQYPELFDK; encoded by the exons ATGAAAGGGGTTATGCGTTTTGGAAAGCGAGGAAAGCTAAGTCCAAGATTTATAGGTCCTTTTGAGATATTGGACAGAGTGGGACAGGTAGCTTATCGACTGGCATTGCCAGCAGTATTAGCTGAGACGCATAATGTGTTCCATATTTCTATGCTACGAAAATACGTGTCGGATCCATCACACGTGCTGAACTATGAAAGAATGGAGCTAAAGCAAGACTTGAGTTATGAAGTGCGACCAGTTCGCATTATAGAGAGAGGAACGAAGGAGTTAAGGTCCAAAAGTATTCCTCTAGTAAAAGTTCTGTGGAGCAACCGTTCAGAAAGGGAGGCAACGTGGGAAATGGAGGGAGACATGAAAGAACAGTACCCCGAACTTTTTG ataagtaa